From Juglans regia cultivar Chandler chromosome 8, Walnut 2.0, whole genome shotgun sequence, the proteins below share one genomic window:
- the LOC109007354 gene encoding melanoma-associated antigen 2 isoform X1, whose amino-acid sequence MASATEDLSQFDLSKEEKDKLVAEVIRYVLFKTHQNSGCPIKRDELTQLVTKNYRQRALPSLVINEAKEKISRIFGYEMRELQRSRPSSTNQGRASQQSVADSKSYVLISQLPADVYRKYVEDVNLTHLTGFNFVILSIVHLAGGKIPEDSLWHHLKRMGLSDSDEMHPILGNVKQALEALVQQRYLQKEKVSGPEANTFYELAERALDEPVNERLKEYISQIVKKDVASVDVD is encoded by the exons ATGGCGAGTGCTACAGAAGATCTTTCTCAGTTTGATCTTTCAAAAGAG GAAAAAGACAAGCTTGTTGCAGAAGTAATCCGTTATGTCCTTTTCAAAACCCACCAAAATTCAGGGTGCCCAATTAAGAGGGATGAGCTTACTCAACTGGTTACTAAAAACTATCGTCAGCGTGCTCTTCCGTCTCTTGTGATTAATGAGGCTAAAGAAAAGATTTCAAGAATTTTTGGATATGAGATGAGGGAACTACAAAGATCCCGTCCTTCATCAACAAATCAAGGGCGTGCTTCCCAGCAAA GTGTTGCAGACTCAAAATCCTATGTCCTCATAAGTCAGCTACCTGCCGATGTTTATAGAAAATACGTTGAGGATGTAAATTTGACACATCTGACTGGTTTCAATTTCGTCATACTTAGTATTGTACATCTAGCTGGTGGAAAAATCCCGGAAG ATAGTCTTTGGCATCATTTAAAGCGGATGGGATTGTCTGATAGTGATGAAATGCATCCCATTCTTGGAAACGTTAAGCAGGCATTGGAGGCACTTGTCCAGCAAAG ATATTTGCAGAAGGAAAAAGTTAGTGGTCCTGAAgctaatactttttatgagcTCGCTGAGAGAGCTTTAGATGAACCAGTTAATGAGAGGCTTAAAGAATACATATCACAG ATTGTGAAGAAAGATGTTGCCTCTGTGGATGTTGACTAG
- the LOC109007354 gene encoding melanoma-associated antigen 2 isoform X2, with protein sequence MASATEDLSQFDLSKEEKDKLVAEVIRYVLFKTHQNSGCPIKRDELTQLVTKNYRQRALPSLVINEAKEKISRIFGYEMRELQRSRPSSTNQGRASQQSVADSKSYVLISQLPADVYRKYVEDVNLTHLTGFNFVILSIVHLAGGKIPEDSLWHHLKRMGLSDSDEMHPILGNVKQALEALVQQRYLQKEKVSGPEANTFYELAERALDEPVNERLKEYISQVVADMEQGDFE encoded by the exons ATGGCGAGTGCTACAGAAGATCTTTCTCAGTTTGATCTTTCAAAAGAG GAAAAAGACAAGCTTGTTGCAGAAGTAATCCGTTATGTCCTTTTCAAAACCCACCAAAATTCAGGGTGCCCAATTAAGAGGGATGAGCTTACTCAACTGGTTACTAAAAACTATCGTCAGCGTGCTCTTCCGTCTCTTGTGATTAATGAGGCTAAAGAAAAGATTTCAAGAATTTTTGGATATGAGATGAGGGAACTACAAAGATCCCGTCCTTCATCAACAAATCAAGGGCGTGCTTCCCAGCAAA GTGTTGCAGACTCAAAATCCTATGTCCTCATAAGTCAGCTACCTGCCGATGTTTATAGAAAATACGTTGAGGATGTAAATTTGACACATCTGACTGGTTTCAATTTCGTCATACTTAGTATTGTACATCTAGCTGGTGGAAAAATCCCGGAAG ATAGTCTTTGGCATCATTTAAAGCGGATGGGATTGTCTGATAGTGATGAAATGCATCCCATTCTTGGAAACGTTAAGCAGGCATTGGAGGCACTTGTCCAGCAAAG ATATTTGCAGAAGGAAAAAGTTAGTGGTCCTGAAgctaatactttttatgagcTCGCTGAGAGAGCTTTAGATGAACCAGTTAATGAGAGGCTTAAAGAATACATATCACAG GTTGTAGCAGATATGGAACAAGGGGACTTTGAATAG
- the LOC109007402 gene encoding 14-3-3 protein 7, whose protein sequence is MEKEREQQVYLARLAEQAERYDEMVEAMKKVAKLDVELTVEERNLVSVGYKNIIGARRASWRILSSIEQKEEGKGNEQNAKRIKEYRQRVEDELVKICNDILSVIDDHLLPSSSTGESAVFYHKMKGDYYRYLAEFKAGDDRKEAADKSLKAYEAATSTAASDLPPTHPIRLGLALNFSVFYYEILNSPERACHLAKQAFDEAIAELDSLNEESYKDSTLIMQLLRDNLTLWTSDLPEEGGEQSKADEIQTES, encoded by the exons atggagaaggagagagagcaACAGGTTTACTTGGCAAGACTTGCGGAGCAGGCTGAGAGATACGATG AGATGGTTGAAGCAATGAAGAAAGTTGCTAAATTGGACGTGGAATTGACAGTGGAAGAGAGAAACCTGGTGTCTGTTggttataagaatattattggGGCAAGAAGGGCTTCGTGGCGGATATTGTCTTCCATTGAACAGAAGGAGGAGGGCAAAGGGAATGAACAGAATGCAAAGAGGATAAAGGAGTACAGGCAGAGGGTTGAAGATGAGCTCGTAAAGATCTGCAATGATATATTATCAGTCATTGATGACCACCTCCTTCCATCTTCCTCAACAGGGGAATCGGCTGTTTTTTACCACAAGAT GAAAGGTGATTACTACCGCTATCTAGCTGAGTTTAAAGCAGGTGATGATCGTAAGGAAGCAGCAGATAAGTCACTGAAGGCGTATGAG GCTGCAACTAGTACTGCTGCTTCTGATTTGCCTCCAACTCATCCAATCAGACTTGGCCTGGCCCTGAACTTTTCTGTCTTTTACTACGAGATTTTGAACTCTCCTGAGAG GGCCTGCCACCTTGCCAAGCAAGCTTTTGATGAAGCTATTGCTGAACTTGACAGTCTGAATGAAGAATCCTACAAGGACAGTACCCTTATCATGCAGCTCCTTAGGGACAATCTCACGTTATGGACCTCAGATCTGCCAGAGGAGGGag GTGAGCAATCTAAAGCAGATGAAATTCAAACTGAG AGTTAA